One window of the Actinomyces procaprae genome contains the following:
- a CDS encoding 2-oxoacid:acceptor oxidoreductase family protein: protein MFQIRIHGRGGQGVVTAADLLAYAAFKEDRYAQAFPSFGSERTGAPVVSYCRIDTRPIRTHEPVLAPDAVIVQDPTLLGVIDVFAGLRTGGYALINSAKSFDDFDLDPATVAAVPPEHRLTVPATDLAMEHLGRPLPNAVLLGAFTAVTDVLGIESLCAAISDRFSGKVGERNIAAARAAHEIIVDKLAREPADCRTQTDNNHEEEAGAA from the coding sequence ATGTTCCAGATCCGAATCCACGGTCGCGGTGGCCAGGGAGTGGTGACTGCGGCAGACCTACTGGCGTACGCCGCCTTCAAGGAGGACCGGTACGCCCAGGCCTTCCCGTCCTTCGGCTCCGAGCGCACGGGAGCGCCGGTGGTCTCCTACTGCCGGATCGACACCCGACCCATCCGTACCCACGAGCCCGTGCTCGCCCCGGACGCCGTGATCGTCCAGGACCCCACCCTGCTGGGCGTGATTGACGTCTTCGCCGGTCTGCGAACCGGCGGCTATGCACTCATCAACTCCGCCAAGTCCTTCGACGACTTCGACCTGGACCCGGCCACGGTGGCCGCCGTCCCTCCGGAGCACCGCCTGACGGTGCCCGCCACTGACCTGGCCATGGAGCACCTGGGGCGGCCACTGCCCAACGCCGTCCTGCTCGGAGCATTCACCGCCGTAACCGACGTCCTCGGCATCGAGTCCCTGTGCGCCGCCATTTCGGACCGCTTCTCGGGAAAGGTCGGCGAGCGAAACATCGCCGCCGCCCGGGCCGCCCACGAAATCATCGTGGACAAGCTGGCGCGCGAGCCCGCCGACTGCCGAACCCAGACTGACAACAACCACGAGGAGGAAGCCGGTGCTGCGTGA
- a CDS encoding thiamine pyrophosphate-dependent enzyme — protein MTTSTTATTAPQQSEGRTRFYQVGSFAVGNRLLPEVRSLQSSRERNNTLTSGHRACQGCGEALGARYVLDAATAAAEQAGGSLVTVNATGCLEVFSSPYPESAWRLPWLHSLFGNAPAVATGVAAGLRAKGRDDIRVVAQGGDGGTVDIGFGCLSGMFERGDDVLYVCYDNQAYMNTGVQRSGATPPAVRTATTQAVGDAPGNVFGQGKDVPRIAMAHEIPYVATATVADLHDLERKVAYAMSLHGPRYIHVFVPCPLGWGSKSSHTVRIARLAVESGLFPVFEAEHGEVTGVSPIRRQVPVEDYLVLQRRYAHLFRPTRDEQTIARIQAIADRNIRRYGLLGHPDAVPVLNDEVTGAASTLGARADLNDAPKED, from the coding sequence ATGACGACGTCGACCACCGCCACCACCGCACCACAGCAGTCGGAGGGTCGGACCCGTTTCTACCAGGTCGGCTCCTTCGCCGTCGGCAACCGGCTCCTGCCGGAGGTCCGCTCCCTCCAGTCCAGCCGGGAGCGGAACAACACGCTCACCTCCGGGCACCGCGCCTGCCAGGGCTGCGGGGAGGCCTTGGGCGCCCGCTACGTGCTCGACGCCGCCACGGCGGCGGCCGAGCAGGCCGGAGGCAGCCTGGTCACCGTCAACGCCACCGGCTGCCTGGAGGTCTTCTCCTCGCCCTACCCCGAGTCCGCCTGGCGCCTGCCCTGGCTGCACTCCCTGTTCGGCAACGCACCCGCCGTCGCCACCGGCGTGGCCGCGGGGCTGAGGGCCAAGGGGCGTGACGACATCCGGGTGGTCGCCCAGGGCGGCGACGGCGGCACCGTCGACATCGGCTTCGGCTGCCTCTCCGGCATGTTCGAACGCGGCGACGACGTCCTCTACGTCTGCTACGACAACCAGGCCTACATGAACACCGGGGTGCAGCGCTCGGGCGCCACCCCACCGGCGGTTCGCACCGCCACCACGCAGGCGGTGGGAGACGCCCCGGGCAACGTGTTCGGCCAGGGCAAGGACGTGCCCCGCATCGCCATGGCCCACGAGATCCCCTACGTGGCCACAGCCACCGTCGCTGACCTGCACGACCTGGAGCGCAAGGTCGCCTACGCCATGAGCCTGCACGGTCCCCGCTATATCCACGTGTTCGTCCCCTGCCCCCTGGGCTGGGGGTCGAAGTCCTCCCACACCGTGCGCATCGCCCGCCTGGCAGTGGAGTCGGGGCTCTTCCCGGTCTTCGAGGCCGAGCACGGCGAGGTCACCGGGGTCAGCCCCATCCGCCGCCAGGTGCCGGTGGAGGACTACCTGGTGCTCCAGCGTCGCTATGCCCACCTGTTCCGACCCACCCGGGACGAGCAGACGATCGCCCGCATCCAGGCCATCGCCGACCGCAACATTCGTCGCTACGGCCTGCTGGGGCATCCCGATGCGGTCCCTGTCCTGAACGACGAGGTCACGGGCGCCGCCTCCACCCTGGGGGCACGTGCGGACCTCAACGACGCCCCCAAGGAGGACTGA
- the porA gene encoding pyruvate ferredoxin oxidoreductase, which translates to MLREIEGSKAVAAAVAACRPDVVCAYPISPQTHIVEELSRLVKVGELDSEYVNVESEFAAQSVAIGASAVGARAYTATASQGLLFMAEAVYNASGLGLPIVMTVANRAIGAPINIWNDQSDTMSQRESGWLQLFAADNQEAADLHVQAFRIAEELSLPVMVCMDGFVLTHGVERVDVPEQEQVDAFLPPFQPVQSLDPKDPVTIGAMVGPEAFTEVRYLAHRKQQAALEVVDRVGREFAAAFGRQSGGLLHAYRTEGAETIVVALGSVTGTLKDAVDTLRDDGVPVGLVALTSFRPFPEAAMARALAGAGRVVSLERAFSLGRGGIVEEDLRRVLWNRAGEVALTTVAAGLGGRDITAASLVEVLRRADRGELAPLEFLDLDEATVAAHLAAVGPRTEGAAS; encoded by the coding sequence GTGCTGCGTGAAATAGAGGGCTCCAAGGCCGTGGCCGCCGCCGTGGCCGCTTGCCGCCCGGATGTGGTGTGCGCCTATCCGATCTCACCGCAGACGCACATCGTGGAGGAACTGTCCCGGCTGGTCAAGGTGGGTGAGCTGGACTCCGAGTACGTCAACGTCGAGTCCGAGTTCGCCGCCCAGTCCGTCGCCATCGGCGCCAGCGCTGTGGGCGCCCGGGCCTACACGGCCACCGCATCTCAGGGACTGCTGTTCATGGCGGAGGCCGTGTACAACGCCTCCGGCCTGGGCCTGCCGATCGTCATGACCGTCGCCAACCGCGCCATCGGCGCCCCCATCAATATCTGGAACGACCAGTCCGACACCATGAGCCAGCGCGAGTCCGGCTGGCTCCAGCTCTTCGCCGCGGACAACCAGGAGGCCGCCGACCTGCACGTTCAGGCCTTCCGCATCGCCGAGGAGCTGAGCCTGCCGGTCATGGTCTGCATGGACGGCTTCGTCCTCACCCACGGCGTCGAACGCGTGGACGTGCCCGAACAGGAGCAGGTGGACGCCTTCCTGCCCCCGTTCCAGCCCGTCCAGAGCCTCGACCCGAAGGATCCCGTCACCATCGGCGCGATGGTCGGGCCCGAGGCCTTCACCGAGGTCCGCTACCTGGCACACCGCAAGCAGCAGGCGGCCCTCGAGGTGGTTGACCGCGTGGGCCGGGAGTTCGCCGCGGCCTTCGGCAGGCAGTCCGGCGGCCTCCTGCACGCCTACCGCACCGAGGGCGCCGAAACCATTGTCGTTGCGCTGGGGTCGGTGACCGGCACGCTCAAGGACGCCGTCGACACCCTCCGGGACGACGGCGTACCGGTGGGCCTGGTGGCGCTGACCTCCTTCCGTCCCTTCCCGGAGGCCGCCATGGCGCGTGCGCTGGCCGGGGCCGGGCGGGTGGTGAGCCTGGAGCGCGCCTTCTCCCTGGGGCGCGGCGGCATCGTCGAGGAGGACCTGCGTCGCGTCCTTTGGAACCGTGCGGGCGAGGTCGCCCTGACCACGGTTGCCGCAGGCCTGGGAGGCCGCGACATTACCGCGGCCTCCCTGGTGGAGGTACTGCGCCGCGCCGACCGCGGCGAGCTCGCCCCGCTGGAGTTCTTGGACCTGGATGAAGCCACCGTTGCCGCCCACCTGGCGGCCGTCGGCCCCCGCACGGAAGGAGCAGCATCATGA
- a CDS encoding APC family permease, protein MRDFADRVKRLLVGRPVPGRAPGETLLPKRIALPVFASDALSKVGYVPDAVLVTLAVAGAAATVAAPWIALAVVGVLVIVVASYRQTVHAYPSGGDYEVVSTNLGDRAGLLAASAQLSEYVLTAAVSTCAGAGYLAAIVPALDPYRVEIAVGLVTVLALVNLRGGREPGGAPVLPAYLFMGAVGAMAVVGLIQELTGALGRAPSASYEVVSQAGRNQGLTGLAGAFLVLRAFASGSAALAGVNAIADGVPSFQRPKSRNAAAVLALFGLIAAAMLLSVVHLAGAVGVHMVENPATDLVDHGAPLGEDYRQDPAIGQIAAVVFAGFRPMFYVVTAATGLILVLAANTAFNRFPALAGALGRDEFLPRQLSQRGDRLSRSNGIIVPWAGAVVFIVGFQASPYRLIQLFVVGVFISFTLSQIGMVHHWSRELATATDPGKRRRTYRSRIVNAIGVAATGTVLVVVLLTKFTRGAWITVAIMAVLYLVMSAIRSHYRRVSEEIAIGDLHDARPLPAHVHAIVLASRLHRPTLRALTYALSTQPTSIEAVSVDIGDGGAARLLRDWEDAELPVPLTVLDSPHRDVTRPVVSYVRSVRRDSPRELVVVFLPEYLVRHWWERALHNQTARRLKTALLLTPGVVVAPVPWRLGPLGESHIHRGSRAGTAEDIMDVDVATRSAQEHRLAPSHNPSTNRPPTTQENA, encoded by the coding sequence GTGCGTGACTTCGCCGACCGCGTCAAGCGGCTTCTTGTCGGCCGCCCGGTGCCCGGCCGGGCACCGGGGGAGACCCTCCTCCCCAAACGGATCGCCCTGCCCGTCTTCGCCTCCGACGCCCTGTCCAAGGTCGGGTACGTGCCGGATGCAGTCCTGGTCACCCTGGCGGTAGCGGGTGCGGCCGCAACGGTCGCGGCGCCCTGGATCGCGCTTGCCGTCGTCGGCGTGCTCGTCATTGTGGTGGCCTCCTACCGCCAGACCGTCCACGCCTATCCCTCCGGCGGCGACTACGAGGTGGTCTCCACCAACCTTGGCGACCGGGCGGGGCTGCTGGCCGCCTCCGCCCAGTTGAGCGAGTACGTGCTCACCGCGGCCGTGTCCACCTGCGCTGGTGCCGGCTACCTGGCCGCCATCGTGCCCGCGCTGGACCCCTACAGGGTGGAGATCGCCGTCGGCCTGGTCACTGTCCTGGCGCTGGTCAACCTGCGCGGCGGTCGCGAGCCCGGCGGCGCCCCGGTCCTGCCCGCCTACCTGTTCATGGGTGCTGTAGGGGCAATGGCCGTGGTCGGCCTCATCCAGGAGCTGACCGGCGCCCTGGGGCGGGCCCCCTCCGCATCCTATGAAGTTGTTTCCCAGGCCGGTCGGAACCAGGGCCTCACGGGCCTGGCCGGGGCCTTCCTCGTCCTGCGTGCCTTCGCCTCCGGCAGCGCCGCCCTCGCCGGCGTGAATGCGATCGCCGACGGCGTGCCCTCCTTTCAGCGTCCCAAGTCCAGGAACGCAGCCGCCGTACTGGCGCTGTTCGGGCTCATCGCAGCCGCGATGCTGCTGAGCGTGGTGCACCTGGCCGGGGCTGTCGGTGTGCACATGGTTGAGAACCCCGCCACCGACCTGGTGGACCACGGGGCGCCGCTGGGTGAGGACTACCGCCAGGATCCTGCGATAGGGCAGATCGCGGCGGTCGTCTTCGCCGGCTTCCGTCCCATGTTCTACGTGGTGACCGCGGCTACCGGACTGATCCTGGTGCTGGCCGCGAACACCGCCTTCAATCGCTTCCCAGCACTGGCCGGTGCCCTCGGCCGTGACGAGTTCCTGCCCCGGCAGCTGTCCCAGCGCGGCGACCGCCTCTCCCGTTCCAACGGCATCATCGTGCCGTGGGCGGGCGCGGTGGTGTTCATCGTCGGCTTCCAGGCCAGCCCGTACCGGCTGATTCAGCTGTTCGTCGTCGGCGTGTTCATCTCCTTCACACTGTCCCAGATCGGCATGGTGCACCACTGGAGCCGGGAACTGGCCACCGCCACCGACCCCGGCAAGCGCCGCCGGACGTACCGCTCGCGCATCGTCAACGCCATCGGAGTGGCGGCAACCGGGACCGTGCTGGTGGTAGTCCTGCTGACCAAGTTCACCCGCGGCGCCTGGATCACCGTGGCCATCATGGCGGTGCTGTACCTGGTGATGAGTGCCATCCGCAGCCACTACCGGCGCGTGAGTGAGGAGATCGCCATCGGCGACCTGCACGACGCACGCCCGCTGCCCGCGCACGTGCACGCCATTGTGCTGGCCTCCCGCCTGCACCGGCCGACTCTGAGGGCCCTGACCTACGCGTTGTCCACCCAGCCGACATCCATCGAGGCCGTATCCGTTGACATCGGCGACGGCGGCGCCGCGCGGCTCCTGCGCGACTGGGAGGACGCCGAGCTGCCGGTGCCGCTGACGGTGCTCGACTCCCCGCACCGGGATGTCACCCGCCCCGTCGTCTCCTACGTGCGCAGCGTGCGACGGGACTCGCCGCGTGAGCTGGTGGTGGTGTTCCTTCCCGAGTACCTGGTGCGCCATTGGTGGGAGCGGGCCCTGCACAACCAGACCGCGCGGCGGCTTAAGACCGCGCTGTTGCTCACCCCGGGCGTGGTGGTCGCACCCGTTCCCTGGCGGCTGGGTCCGCTCGGTGAGAGTCACATTCACCGCGGTTCGCGCGCGGGCACGGCCGAGGACATCATGGACGTCGACGTCGCCACCCGCAGCGCGCAGGAGCATAGGCTCGCTCCCTCTCACAACCCGAGTACCAACCGCCCGCCCACGACGCAGGAGAACGCATGA
- a CDS encoding 4Fe-4S dicluster-binding protein, with amino-acid sequence MSCGNCFECDNCFGVCPDNAVIKLEPGKRYAFNYDYCKGCGICVEECPCGAIEMVPELS; translated from the coding sequence ATGAGCTGCGGCAACTGCTTCGAGTGCGACAACTGCTTCGGGGTGTGCCCGGACAACGCCGTGATCAAGCTGGAGCCCGGCAAGCGCTACGCCTTCAACTACGACTATTGCAAGGGCTGCGGCATCTGCGTGGAGGAGTGCCCCTGCGGCGCCATCGAGATGGTCCCGGAGCTGAGCTGA
- the acnA gene encoding aconitate hydratase AcnA encodes MTSLDTFNSRATLDVDGRPYEIFRLDAVAGLDRLPYALKVLAENLLRTEDGANVTAEHVRALASWDPAAEPSTEIQFTPARVVMQDFTGVPCIVDLATMREAVAELGGDPEVINPLAPAEMVIDHSVQIDSFGLSTSLERNKEREYERNAERYQFLRWGQGALANFRVVPPGTGIVHQVNIEYLARTVFTRETTGADGAPVTQAYPDTCVGTDSHTTMVNGLGVLGWGVGGIEAEAAMLGQPVSMLIPRVVGFKLSGSIPAGATATDVVLTITQMLRAHGVVGKIVEFYGEGVAAVPLANRATIGNMSPEFGSTAAIFPIDDVTLDYLRLTGRSEENIRLVEEYTKAQGLWHDPSRQATYSEYLELDLSTVVPSIAGPKRPQDRIELSESKASFEKTLPTYADEAHKPTPVTLADGTQVTLDHGHVAIASITSCTNTSNPSVMVAAGLLARNAVAKGLRSKPWVKTSTAPGSQVVTDYYEKAGLWPALNELGFNLVGYGCATCIGNSGPLPAEVSAAVNDADLAVVSVLSGNRNFEGRINPDVKMNYLASPPLVIAYALAGTMDFDFDTEPLGQDAAGRDVFLADIWPDPAEVQAVIDATIDREMYTRDYADVFAGDARWQGLDTPEGETFTWDDDSTYVRKAPFFDGLTMELTPVEDVTGARVLALLGDSVTTDHISPAGAIKADSPAGRYLAARGVARKDFNSYGSRRGNHEVMIRGTFANIRLRNQLLDGVEGGYTRNFLTGRQETIFDAAQAYQEAGVPLVVLGGKEYGSGSSRDWAAKGTALLGVKAVIAESFERIHRSNLIGMGVVPLQFPVGESAATLGLDGTETFSITGLTALNDGVTPRTVTVTARRDDGEQVAFEATVRIDTPGEADYFRNGGILQYVLRGLARGDQR; translated from the coding sequence TTGACGAGTCTTGACACCTTCAACTCCCGTGCCACCCTCGACGTGGACGGGCGCCCCTATGAGATCTTCCGGCTCGACGCCGTCGCCGGCCTGGACCGGCTGCCCTATGCCCTGAAGGTCCTGGCGGAGAACCTGCTGCGCACCGAGGACGGCGCCAACGTCACCGCCGAGCACGTGCGCGCGCTGGCCTCGTGGGACCCTGCCGCCGAGCCCAGCACGGAGATCCAGTTCACCCCGGCGCGGGTGGTCATGCAGGACTTCACGGGCGTGCCCTGCATCGTGGATCTGGCCACCATGCGTGAGGCGGTGGCCGAGCTGGGGGGCGACCCGGAGGTCATCAACCCGCTGGCCCCCGCCGAGATGGTCATCGACCACTCCGTGCAGATCGACTCCTTCGGCCTGTCCACATCTCTGGAGCGCAACAAGGAGCGCGAGTACGAGCGCAATGCGGAGCGCTACCAGTTCCTGCGCTGGGGGCAGGGGGCATTGGCTAACTTCCGCGTGGTCCCGCCGGGCACCGGCATCGTGCACCAGGTCAACATCGAGTACCTTGCCCGCACTGTCTTCACTCGGGAGACCACGGGGGCCGACGGCGCTCCCGTCACCCAGGCCTATCCGGACACCTGCGTGGGCACCGACTCGCACACCACCATGGTCAACGGCCTGGGCGTGCTGGGCTGGGGCGTGGGCGGTATCGAGGCGGAGGCCGCCATGCTCGGCCAGCCCGTGTCCATGCTGATCCCGCGCGTTGTCGGCTTCAAGCTGTCCGGGTCGATCCCCGCCGGCGCCACCGCCACGGATGTGGTGCTCACCATCACCCAGATGCTGCGCGCGCACGGCGTCGTCGGCAAGATCGTGGAGTTCTACGGCGAGGGCGTGGCCGCGGTGCCGCTGGCCAACCGCGCCACCATCGGCAACATGAGCCCCGAGTTCGGCTCCACCGCCGCCATCTTCCCAATCGACGACGTCACCCTGGACTACCTGCGCCTGACTGGACGCTCCGAGGAGAACATCCGCCTGGTCGAGGAGTACACCAAGGCCCAGGGCCTGTGGCACGACCCCTCGCGGCAGGCGACCTACTCCGAGTACCTCGAGCTGGACCTGTCCACCGTGGTGCCCTCCATCGCCGGCCCCAAGCGGCCCCAGGACCGTATCGAGCTGTCCGAGTCGAAGGCCTCTTTCGAGAAGACCCTGCCGACGTATGCCGACGAGGCCCACAAGCCCACGCCGGTCACGCTCGCGGACGGCACGCAGGTCACCCTTGACCACGGCCATGTGGCCATCGCGTCGATCACCTCCTGCACCAACACCTCCAACCCGTCGGTGATGGTTGCGGCCGGGCTGCTGGCGCGCAACGCCGTCGCCAAGGGGCTGCGCTCCAAGCCCTGGGTGAAGACCTCCACCGCCCCCGGCTCCCAGGTGGTCACCGACTACTACGAGAAGGCCGGGCTGTGGCCGGCCCTGAACGAGCTCGGCTTCAACCTGGTCGGCTACGGTTGCGCCACCTGCATCGGCAACTCCGGTCCGCTGCCCGCCGAGGTGTCGGCGGCCGTCAATGACGCCGACCTGGCGGTCGTGTCGGTGCTGTCCGGCAACCGCAACTTCGAGGGGCGCATCAACCCCGACGTGAAGATGAACTACCTGGCGTCCCCGCCGCTGGTGATCGCCTATGCCCTGGCCGGCACCATGGACTTCGACTTCGACACCGAGCCGCTGGGCCAGGACGCTGCGGGCCGGGACGTGTTCCTGGCCGACATCTGGCCCGACCCCGCCGAGGTACAGGCCGTCATCGACGCCACCATCGACCGGGAGATGTACACGCGTGACTACGCCGACGTGTTCGCCGGCGATGCGCGCTGGCAGGGCCTGGACACCCCGGAGGGGGAGACCTTCACCTGGGACGATGACTCCACCTACGTGCGCAAGGCCCCCTTCTTCGATGGGCTGACCATGGAGCTGACCCCCGTGGAGGACGTGACCGGAGCCCGTGTGCTCGCCCTGCTGGGAGACTCGGTCACTACCGACCACATCTCCCCGGCCGGTGCCATCAAGGCCGACTCCCCGGCGGGCCGCTACCTGGCCGCCCGCGGGGTGGCGCGCAAGGACTTCAACTCCTACGGCTCGCGCCGCGGCAACCACGAGGTCATGATCCGCGGCACCTTCGCCAACATCCGCCTGCGCAACCAGCTGCTAGACGGCGTGGAGGGCGGCTACACCCGCAACTTCCTCACCGGTCGGCAGGAGACGATCTTCGACGCCGCACAGGCCTACCAGGAGGCCGGGGTGCCGCTGGTTGTGCTGGGCGGAAAGGAGTATGGCTCCGGCTCCTCGCGTGACTGGGCGGCCAAGGGCACGGCCCTGCTCGGGGTCAAGGCGGTCATTGCCGAGTCATTCGAGCGCATTCACCGTTCCAACCTCATTGGCATGGGCGTGGTGCCGCTGCAGTTCCCCGTCGGCGAGTCGGCGGCCACACTTGGCCTGGACGGCACCGAGACCTTCTCGATCACCGGCCTGACGGCTCTGAACGACGGCGTCACCCCTCGCACTGTCACGGTCACGGCCCGGCGGGACGACGGTGAGCAGGTCGCCTTTGAGGCGACTGTGCGTATAGACACCCCCGGTGAGGCGGATTACTTCCGTAACGGCGGCATCCTGCAGTACGTGTTGCGCGGCCTGGCGCGCGGCGACCAGCGGTAG
- a CDS encoding potassium channel family protein: MHFVIMGCGRVGASMATQLDRMGHSVAVIDRNSDAFRRLPPTFNGRKIKGIGFDRDALEQAGIDEAYAFAAVSNGDNSNIIAARVARELFGVEHVVARIYDATRADVYERLGIPTVATVRQTAEHMMRHVLPGGTARELMDPSGAVGLVQPDVSSAWVGTTVGALEDRLGVRVAWISRGSGAVIPQENTIIQEHDRLHLAAYTPQLAALQRALSRPPAQEV, translated from the coding sequence GTGCACTTCGTCATCATGGGCTGCGGCCGAGTGGGCGCCTCCATGGCCACCCAGCTGGACCGTATGGGTCATTCGGTGGCCGTAATCGACCGTAACTCCGACGCCTTCCGGCGCCTCCCGCCCACCTTCAACGGCCGCAAGATCAAGGGGATCGGCTTCGACCGGGATGCCCTGGAGCAGGCGGGAATCGACGAGGCCTACGCCTTCGCCGCAGTGTCAAACGGGGACAACTCCAACATCATTGCGGCGCGCGTGGCGCGGGAGCTGTTCGGAGTGGAGCATGTGGTAGCCCGCATCTACGACGCCACCCGCGCCGATGTCTACGAGCGGCTCGGCATTCCCACGGTGGCAACCGTGCGGCAGACCGCCGAGCACATGATGCGCCATGTGCTCCCCGGTGGAACCGCCCGGGAGCTCATGGATCCCTCAGGGGCGGTGGGCCTGGTGCAGCCCGATGTGTCCTCCGCGTGGGTCGGCACCACGGTGGGCGCCCTGGAGGACCGCCTCGGCGTGCGGGTCGCCTGGATCTCGCGTGGTTCGGGAGCCGTCATCCCGCAGGAGAACACCATCATCCAGGAGCACGACCGGCTGCACCTGGCCGCCTACACCCCGCAACTGGCGGCACTGCAGCGCGCGCTGTCCCGCCCGCCCGCACAGGAGGTTTGA
- a CDS encoding class I SAM-dependent RNA methyltransferase, which yields MSPHRRPAPPRRSAPLPATPEYVTLTVGAPAHGGHCLARPVDDPSGRVVFVRHALPGEQVRAVMTEKNSKIWRADTVEVLSASPDRVRPLWPEAGPGGVGGGELSHVSLPAQRTWKRWVLADCLRRIGGAAVVDAVSSLPGVTGGAVPIEAMPGDAAAEADPDPRVRARAGAGTRTRISLSVTEDGEAGMHGFRSGTVLPVREVPLAVRAIQELGLIERALWRKHFRPGMRIDAVAPSEGEPLVLLEGGGRRARTQTVLTAAGRSTGRRRVGEVVDAAGLGLGRLHYSVHADGFWQSHREAPSVLVDRVVRAALGEEPTACGTRADDAPLDTARTAGTRVLELYAGAGLFTLPLAALAGAVHSLEGSGQAVGDARRTLHDYTGAELTAGRVTPDAVAQLGRFEAHGSAAGAGADVVVLDPPRQGAGRGIIQAVAALNPRRVVMVACDPAALARDLGVCLEVGYRPAAMSALDMFPHTHHFETIAVLQRS from the coding sequence ATGAGCCCCCATCGTCGCCCCGCCCCGCCCCGCCGGTCGGCGCCGCTCCCGGCAACCCCCGAATACGTGACGCTGACAGTCGGCGCTCCCGCACACGGCGGCCACTGCCTCGCCCGTCCCGTCGACGACCCCTCCGGGCGCGTCGTATTCGTCCGCCACGCGCTGCCCGGAGAGCAGGTGCGGGCGGTGATGACGGAGAAGAACTCCAAGATCTGGCGGGCCGACACCGTCGAGGTACTGTCCGCCTCGCCCGACCGGGTGCGCCCACTGTGGCCGGAGGCCGGACCCGGGGGAGTGGGCGGCGGGGAGCTGTCCCACGTCTCCCTGCCCGCCCAGCGCACCTGGAAGCGGTGGGTACTGGCCGACTGCCTGCGGCGCATCGGTGGCGCGGCGGTGGTCGACGCCGTCTCCTCCCTGCCGGGCGTCACCGGAGGAGCGGTGCCGATCGAGGCCATGCCGGGTGATGCTGCTGCGGAGGCGGATCCCGATCCGAGAGTGCGAGCCCGTGCCGGTGCCGGGACCCGCACGCGCATCTCGCTGTCGGTCACCGAGGACGGCGAGGCCGGCATGCACGGTTTCCGCTCCGGCACCGTGCTGCCTGTGCGGGAAGTGCCCCTGGCAGTGCGCGCCATCCAGGAGCTTGGACTGATTGAGCGCGCACTGTGGCGCAAGCACTTCCGCCCGGGCATGCGCATCGACGCCGTCGCCCCCAGCGAGGGCGAGCCCCTGGTCCTACTGGAGGGTGGTGGAAGGCGAGCCCGGACCCAGACCGTGCTGACTGCCGCCGGGCGTTCCACCGGCCGCCGGAGGGTCGGCGAGGTGGTGGACGCGGCCGGCCTGGGCCTGGGGAGGCTGCATTACTCCGTGCATGCCGACGGCTTCTGGCAGTCCCACCGCGAGGCCCCGAGCGTGCTGGTGGACCGGGTAGTGCGTGCTGCACTCGGGGAGGAGCCGACCGCCTGCGGCACCCGTGCCGACGACGCCCCGTTGGATACCGCGCGCACCGCCGGCACTCGTGTCCTCGAGCTGTATGCCGGGGCCGGACTGTTCACGCTGCCGCTGGCCGCCCTGGCCGGCGCGGTGCACTCCCTGGAGGGCAGTGGGCAAGCGGTCGGCGACGCCCGCCGCACGCTGCACGACTATACCGGTGCGGAGCTGACCGCAGGTCGTGTCACCCCGGATGCGGTGGCGCAGCTCGGCCGCTTCGAGGCCCACGGCTCCGCCGCAGGAGCGGGCGCCGACGTCGTCGTCCTGGACCCGCCCCGGCAGGGTGCCGGCCGCGGAATCATTCAGGCGGTGGCGGCCTTGAACCCGCGTCGGGTGGTGATGGTCGCCTGCGATCCGGCGGCACTCGCACGCGACCTGGGCGTCTGCCTGGAGGTCGGCTATCGGCCTGCGGCCATGAGCGCCTTGGACATGTTCCCGCACACGCACCACTTCGAGACCATCGCCGTGCTGCAGCGGAGCTGA